A section of the Malania oleifera isolate guangnan ecotype guangnan chromosome 2, ASM2987363v1, whole genome shotgun sequence genome encodes:
- the LOC131149807 gene encoding NAC domain-containing protein 90 isoform X2, protein MNAAMQQLPIGYRFFPTEEELVSFYLHYKLQGTEPADVHRVIPHVNIYDFEPWHLPQLSGELCHGDTEQWFFFAPRQEREARGGRPNRTTPSGYWKATGSPSYVYSSDNRVIGVKKTMVFYRGKAPTGRKTKWKMNEYRAINHDSLPTSSNAPAPIPKLRYEYSLCRVYVVSGTFRAFDRRPSDAGARGESMLLNQQVLQGSTSASVSALAAAAPEKTNSPESSCSGANFNHAPLPGAIAASSNWEMGNAAEQIWEYWESMELDWL, encoded by the exons ATGAACGCAGCAATGCAGCAACTCCCCATTGGCTATCGCTTCTTCCCGACTGAAGAAGAGCTCGTCTCCTTCTACCTCCACTACAAGCTCCAAGGCACCGAACCTGCCGACGTCCACCGTGTTATCCCCCACGTCAACATTTACGACTTCGAGCCTTGGCACCTTCCCC AGCTTTCGGGGGAGTTGTGTCACGGGGACACGGAGCAATGGTTCTTCTTTGCACCAAGACAGGAGAGGGAGGCCCGCGGCGGGAGGCCCAACCGGACCACCCCTTCCGGCTACTGGAAGGCCACCGGCTCCCCCAGCTACGTCTACTCCTCCGATAACCGGGTGATCGGCGTCAAGAAAACCATGGTTTTCTACAGAGGGAAAGCCCCGACCGGCCGGAAAACCAAGTGGAAGATGAACGAGTACAGAGCCATTAACCATGATTCTTTACCCACTTCATCAAACGCTCCTGCACCCATTCCGAAG TTAAGGTATGAGTATAGTCTGTGCCGGGTGTACGTAGTGTCGGGAACATTTCGAGCATTTGATCGGCGGCCGTCCGACGCGGGGGCAAGGGGAGAGAGCATGTTGCTGAACCAACAGGTTCTTCAAGGTTCGACATCGGCTTCTGTGAGCGCTCTAGCAGCGGCGGCGCCGGAGAAAACAAACTCACCGGAAAGTTCTTGCTCAGGGGCAAACTTTAACCATGCCCCTCTCCCGGGAGCAATTGCAGCAAGTAGCAACTGGGAAATGGGGAATGCTGCAGAACAAATATGGGAATATTGGGAATCGATGGAACTGGATTGGTTGTAA
- the LOC131149807 gene encoding NAC domain-containing protein 90 isoform X1 — MNAAMQQLPIGYRFFPTEEELVSFYLHYKLQGTEPADVHRVIPHVNIYDFEPWHLPQLSGELCHGDTEQWFFFAPRQEREARGGRPNRTTPSGYWKATGSPSYVYSSDNRVIGVKKTMVFYRGKAPTGRKTKWKMNEYRAINHDSLPTSSNAPAPIPKQLRYEYSLCRVYVVSGTFRAFDRRPSDAGARGESMLLNQQVLQGSTSASVSALAAAAPEKTNSPESSCSGANFNHAPLPGAIAASSNWEMGNAAEQIWEYWESMELDWL; from the exons ATGAACGCAGCAATGCAGCAACTCCCCATTGGCTATCGCTTCTTCCCGACTGAAGAAGAGCTCGTCTCCTTCTACCTCCACTACAAGCTCCAAGGCACCGAACCTGCCGACGTCCACCGTGTTATCCCCCACGTCAACATTTACGACTTCGAGCCTTGGCACCTTCCCC AGCTTTCGGGGGAGTTGTGTCACGGGGACACGGAGCAATGGTTCTTCTTTGCACCAAGACAGGAGAGGGAGGCCCGCGGCGGGAGGCCCAACCGGACCACCCCTTCCGGCTACTGGAAGGCCACCGGCTCCCCCAGCTACGTCTACTCCTCCGATAACCGGGTGATCGGCGTCAAGAAAACCATGGTTTTCTACAGAGGGAAAGCCCCGACCGGCCGGAAAACCAAGTGGAAGATGAACGAGTACAGAGCCATTAACCATGATTCTTTACCCACTTCATCAAACGCTCCTGCACCCATTCCGAAG CAGTTAAGGTATGAGTATAGTCTGTGCCGGGTGTACGTAGTGTCGGGAACATTTCGAGCATTTGATCGGCGGCCGTCCGACGCGGGGGCAAGGGGAGAGAGCATGTTGCTGAACCAACAGGTTCTTCAAGGTTCGACATCGGCTTCTGTGAGCGCTCTAGCAGCGGCGGCGCCGGAGAAAACAAACTCACCGGAAAGTTCTTGCTCAGGGGCAAACTTTAACCATGCCCCTCTCCCGGGAGCAATTGCAGCAAGTAGCAACTGGGAAATGGGGAATGCTGCAGAACAAATATGGGAATATTGGGAATCGATGGAACTGGATTGGTTGTAA